The Pseudomonadota bacterium DNA segment AGCAGGCCATTGAAGATTATCTTTGAGGTTGCCATGAGCGGGATGGCAACGAGCATGCCGATAAAGCCGAACAGATAACCGAAGATCATTACCCCGAGCAGAACGGTCAGGGGATGCAGATCCACGGTGCTGGCAATAACCGCCGGGATGACAATGACGTTGTCGATTATCTGGGCAAACAGCACGACTCCTATAATACCAACAGCCTGCATCGGCTCAAAGGCGCCGGATCCCACAACCATCAACAGCGGCATGACCATGGCGAGCAATGGCCCGACATAGGGGATGAGATTCAGCACCCCGGCAAGGCAGCCGAACAGCACCGCCATCTCAATCCCCAGCATAAAAAAACCGATACTGACCACCAGTGCGACGATAAAGGATTGAATGAGCACGCCACGAATATACTTCTGCAACTGCTTTGTCACCCGGTAATAAATCAACCAGCCGAGCTCGTAACTGTTGTTTGGCAGCCA contains these protein-coding regions:
- a CDS encoding AI-2E family transporter, whose translation is WLPNNSYELGWLIYYRVTKQLQKYIRGVLIQSFIVALVVSIGFFMLGIEMAVLFGCLAGVLNLIPYVGPLLAMVMPLLMVVGSGAFEPMQAVGIIGVVLFAQIIDNVIVIPAVIASTVDLHPLTVLLGVMIFGYLFGFIGMLVAIPLMATSKIIFNGLLYGLEGHDLPESERSPVSE